A DNA window from Desulfonatronum thiosulfatophilum contains the following coding sequences:
- a CDS encoding TolC family protein, translating to MELSFEDALDLAHRHAVELQSLAAEEAVAEAGHTRSAQVFLPRLTADATWLRADSSFINDITLPTLTLPPRLVSRDFGPVEGTFTALQVVQPLVNVDGWKVRKQAGLGVETRRLAREWGAEMVRLETARRYFAVAVGEYAVSAGVMAVEAARQAHESARRAYEEGFVARLDVLRANTEYETSRARLMEARGDLHEARTDLATFLGLPSREDLILTSDLPRPQPPTEVFPAAPRKDLLAMETRVEAAAAGLERAGARWLPRVNFLARRQWFDSSKPIDTDSDSWVVAVNLQWTLFAGMDRQGDIAEERARTSLSRIELSQARREATREQEIASSAWHVGWSAWQASNLALESASTAANLARRQYEEGLGNMTDLLAAQAILHQTRLEHVRHQYRALVASMSAYLSHGRDPLLALSGERP from the coding sequence ATGGAACTCAGTTTCGAAGACGCCCTGGACCTGGCGCATCGCCATGCCGTGGAGCTGCAAAGTCTGGCCGCGGAAGAGGCTGTTGCCGAAGCCGGCCATACCCGTTCCGCCCAGGTATTCCTGCCGCGACTGACCGCCGACGCCACCTGGCTGCGCGCGGACTCCTCGTTCATCAACGACATCACCCTTCCTACGTTGACGCTTCCGCCTCGCCTGGTCAGCCGGGACTTCGGCCCGGTGGAAGGGACGTTCACCGCCCTCCAGGTGGTCCAGCCGCTGGTCAATGTGGATGGCTGGAAAGTCCGGAAACAGGCCGGTCTTGGTGTGGAAACACGCCGGTTGGCCCGGGAGTGGGGCGCGGAAATGGTTCGGCTGGAAACGGCCCGGCGCTATTTCGCCGTGGCCGTGGGGGAGTATGCGGTCAGTGCCGGCGTGATGGCCGTGGAGGCCGCAAGGCAGGCCCATGAGTCGGCCCGCCGGGCTTATGAGGAAGGCTTTGTGGCGCGGCTGGACGTGTTGCGGGCGAACACGGAATACGAGACGAGCAGGGCCCGCCTGATGGAAGCCCGGGGCGACCTCCACGAGGCGCGAACGGATCTGGCCACGTTTCTTGGGCTGCCGTCCCGGGAAGACCTGATCCTGACCAGCGACCTGCCCCGGCCCCAGCCCCCGACCGAGGTTTTTCCCGCCGCGCCGCGCAAGGATCTGCTGGCCATGGAGACCAGGGTTGAAGCAGCCGCGGCGGGCCTGGAACGGGCCGGCGCGCGGTGGTTGCCCCGGGTCAACTTCCTGGCCCGCCGGCAATGGTTCGACAGCTCGAAGCCCATCGACACGGATTCGGACAGCTGGGTTGTGGCCGTGAATCTGCAATGGACGCTTTTTGCGGGCATGGACCGGCAGGGGGACATCGCGGAGGAGCGGGCCCGGACCAGCCTGTCGCGCATTGAATTGTCCCAGGCCCGCCGGGAGGCGACCCGGGAGCAGGAAATCGCCTCCAGCGCGTGGCATGTCGGCTGGTCCGCGTGGCAGGCCTCGAACCTTGCCCTGGAATCCGCGTCCACCGCGGCAAACCTGGCCCGGCGGCAATACGAGGAGGGGCTGGGGAACATGACCGACCTGCTGGCGGCCCAGGCCATTTTGCACCAGACCCGGCTGGAACATGTCCGGCATCAATACCGCGCACTTGTGGCGTCCATGAGCGCCTATCTCAGCCATGGCCGGGATCCGCTCCTGGCGCTCTCCGGGGAGCGGCCATGA
- a CDS encoding hemerythrin domain-containing protein, whose translation MQARGQLMKEHRVIERMISLIEETAGYIRKGNRIDPELVDIAVDFIRTYADRTHHGKEEDILFKKLDEKGLSTEDRRMMDELIADHVYARKVVQKIEQANARYRNGDESALDRIEENLRALVDLYPEHIEKEDKVFFPASRNYFTDREEEALLEEFMEFDRLMIHEKYDSVVESYAKKASSG comes from the coding sequence ATGCAGGCCCGAGGGCAACTGATGAAAGAACACCGGGTGATCGAACGGATGATATCCCTGATCGAGGAAACTGCCGGTTACATCCGGAAAGGAAACCGGATCGACCCTGAACTGGTGGATATTGCCGTTGATTTCATCCGTACCTATGCCGACAGAACGCATCATGGCAAAGAAGAGGATATTCTATTCAAGAAGCTTGACGAAAAGGGTCTGTCCACCGAGGACAGGCGAATGATGGACGAATTGATTGCAGATCATGTCTACGCGAGAAAAGTCGTCCAGAAGATCGAACAGGCCAATGCGCGGTACCGCAATGGCGATGAATCCGCACTGGATCGGATCGAAGAGAACCTTCGAGCCCTGGTCGACCTGTATCCCGAACACATCGAGAAGGAGGACAAGGTCTTCTTCCCGGCTTCCAGGAACTATTTCACCGACCGGGAAGAAGAGGCCCTGTTGGAAGAGTTCATGGAGTTCGACAGGCTGATGATCCATGAAAAGTATGATTCCGTGGTGGAATCATACGCCAAAAAGGCAAGTTCCGGGTAG
- a CDS encoding HPr family phosphocarrier protein: MIVRQVTIHDPYGLHARPAAVLARKAKSFDADISLCVENKKADAKSILDILGLAVGPGMVVNIEASGRDAGMALDEICDLIGNGMCEEKEQLSSQRRFSESHVFRNTVHAAEEFVKSEVFHVHNYLRNSVRVQPDKTMENFAR; encoded by the coding sequence ATGATTGTCAGGCAAGTCACGATTCACGACCCCTATGGATTGCATGCCCGGCCGGCGGCCGTGCTGGCCAGGAAGGCCAAGTCGTTTGATGCGGACATCAGCTTGTGCGTGGAAAACAAGAAAGCGGATGCCAAGAGCATCCTGGATATTCTCGGGCTGGCCGTGGGACCGGGAATGGTTGTAAACATTGAAGCCTCAGGCAGAGACGCCGGCATGGCCCTGGACGAGATCTGCGATCTCATCGGCAACGGCATGTGCGAAGAAAAAGAGCAATTATCAAGTCAAAGGAGATTTTCCGAAAGCCACGTTTTCCGGAATACGGTCCACGCGGCCGAAGAATTTGTTAAAAGCGAAGTGTTTCATGTTCATAACTACCTGCGCAATTCCGTACGAGTTCAACCGGACAAGACCATGGAAAACTTCGCCAGGTAG